The region GGTGCTCGACCCAGGCCGCGACCACGCGCTTGCCCACGTCATCGGTTTCAATCGACTCGATGGTGGTGACCTCGCGGCCGACCACTGCGGCCACCGGCGTGACGCAGGAACGCACGACATTACCGTCCACCAGTACCGAGCAGGCGCCACACTGGGCCAGGCCGCAGCCGTACTTGGTGCCGGTCATCCCCAGGTCATCGCGGATCACCCATAGCAACGGCGTGTCGGCGTCGGCATCGACCTCATAGGCTTTTTGGTTGATACGTAATTGCATGGTTCACCTGCTGATCATCGGTTGATGTGGCTTTTCTTATAAGTTGCCCATCGTTGCACTCTAGACCACGGTGCAAGGCCTATCTATCCCGTCATCGATAACTCGCAGGATCAGGCAAGTATTCAAGAGGATTGCACGCTTAATGACGGTCCCCCAGCCTGTAGGCCTTCGCTGATCCAAGCCTGCGTGCCGCACTTTTTTTCATTCTCCTGATCTATTCCTGTCACGACCACGCTCATTCAGCGCGTGGACAGCAGCCAGACCCGGTGCCGATGGATCCAACGTTTATAGCTTTTATCAGCCGATGGCCGCTGCTGTTTGCAGCGGTGTTTATATTCAGTTCGACCGGTTGCAGCCAGCAACAGGGGCGCGATATCGCCAGGCAGTTCAGCGATGGCAAACCCGATGAATTCTTTCAAACCAGTGTCGATCGCATGGCAACCCTGAGCATGCGTGACAACCTGCAAAGCCTGTATCTGCTGATGAACAAGCTCTACCTGCGCAACCCCAACCAGTGGCGTCAATCGGGCTACCCGGACGCGGTGACTGCTGCGCGGGCAATCCGCCAGGCCATCGAGAGCCGTCAGTCACTGCCTGCCTTGGGGGACCGCCATGACCTGGCCGCTTTGAGCTATTCATTGGGCCCGGAATTTCGCGGCGATCGCGTCGGGGCGTTCATCTATGCGATCGGCAGCATGCTGGTGACGGCTCACGGCGGTCGCACCCAGTTTTATATGACTGACTCGATCAACCCGCAATTTGTCAGCAACGCCGCGCGCAATATCGAGAAAGCCACCTGGCTGCTCAGCCAGCGTCAGGATGCCAACGGCGTCTTGCTGCTGTTTTCCAATGAACTATCAGAGGAGGGCAGCAACCTCAGTTTTGCCGTTGAGTTTGGCAAGGTGGTCGCGCGTCTGGACCTGCTCGCCCAGATGCTCGATGAGCGTTACCGACGTGTCGCGCTCAATTACGCGCAGAGCCTGCTGCTGATGAACTTCCTGCCGGTGCAGTGACGCGTGGCTGGATCAGGCAGTGCGGTGTTTCCCTTTCCCATGTAGGAAACGGCCTATGTTAGGCCCCTGCGCTTGAAACACACCCTGGGTCGGCAATAGCCTCGGACTTTTCTTGACGATGAGTGCCTACCTTGGGTAAGCGAAAAACGGTTTGGTCTACTGATCGCGAAGTTCGCCTGCGATTTATCCTCTTTGCGGTCATCGACGTCGCGAGCGCCCAAGGTGTTCGCGCTGAGTTGTTATTGCCTTCACAGAAACTGCTGCGTAACGCGCCGAGCGAGTTGCAGCTGCGCGACACCCTCGCGCGCATTTTGGCTTGCGATGAGATGTATGGGTTCAGATTCCCGCCGGGGACGGAGGCAGATGACTTCATGCAGGCGCTGGAACCTCTCACACACGAGACCAAGGGCCTGATTTCTTGAGCGGGTTAGATCGTTTATTTCCTTAAGATTGGTCTCAAGGCCTGAATCGAATATCCACTGCGGCGTTTATGCGGTTGTAGCGGTGGCTGCCTACGTTGATGCATCCGTTTGTCTGTTATCGCGGTGCTCACAGCTGTGTAGATCAACCAAGCGTGCTGCCGAACAGCCATTCCTGCTGCTCTGCCGTCGTCTTGCGCCTGCGCCGGGCGTCTCTAGAATCGGCGCCAGAACTTAGCCCTTTCCTGTCGATTACGGAGTTTCGAACATGATGAACGCAATGCAGATGCCGATGAACACCTCCATGCCAATGATGCCGATGATGGGCATGCCGATGATGATGGCTACCCTGCAGTGCGAAATGGCTGGCGACGCCATGATGTGCACCCTGAAGCCGGCGGCCGGTATGGACATGGCTCAGTTCAAGACCAACGCCGAGATGATGGCGATGATGATGAACTGCGGCATGCCGATGATGATGCAGTGCGCCAATATGTCGATGATGTGCATGTCGGCCGAGGCCATGAAGATGATGACGGACATGAACATGCCGATGATGGCAATGGGCATGTCGATGCCGATGATGAAGTGCATGATGGAATGCACCCTGATGGGCGACAGCATGCAGTGCAAAATGATGCCGATGCCGGGCATGAGCATGGCCATGATGGAAAACTGCTGCATGCTGATGAACAAGCTGATGAACGACTGCGCCATGCCGATGATGATGAGCTGCAACGGCATGCCGATGATGTGCTGCACCTGCTGATAGATCCCGCAGAATAAAAAACGCCCCGATTAATCGGGGCGTTTTGCATTCAGTCCAGCCGTTCCGGGTAGGTGATCACCAGGAACGCCACCGCCTCGCTGTCCGCAGGGTTGCGGTAGCGGTGGGGCTGGTCGGCATAGAACAGGATCGAGTCGCCGGTGGAGAGCAGGTAGCGCTCCTCGTTGACGCTGACTTCCAATACGCCTTGGGCCACCACCAGGTTTTCCTGGATGCCGGGGCCGTGGCCTTCGGAGACTTCCTCGCCGAGGGCGCGCAGGCGGATCTCGTAGAATTCGGACTGGCGCGCCGTGTCGTAGGGAAACAACGCGCGGCTGACAAACGCACCGTCGGCACTCACCAGGCGTTTGCTGTGTTGCGCCGGCAACACCTCGACGCCTTCAAAGGCGCGATCTTCCAGGAACGCCGCCACCGACACCTTCAAACCCTTGGCGATTTTGCACAGCACCTTGATCGACGGCACGCTGCGGCCGGACTCGATCTGCGCGAGCATCGCCCGGCTGACGCCGCAGGCGCGTGCCAGGCCGTCCAGGGAAAGGTAGCGTTTGCTGCGCAGCCGTTGCAGGTTCTGCGCCACACACAGGCTGGTGTCGTCGTCATCCAGGCCAGGCTTGGGAAGCGGTTCGGAGGGCTCGGCCAGCACCTGCAGAAAATTCATCGGTTTACGCCCGGCGAGTATCGCTGGGCGTCGCCGCCTGTGCGGCAACCACCGCAAGCCCTGCACGCGCTGCGTAGATCGCCCACATCAACTCGGCCGCTGCGCGCGCCTGGCGGCGTTTACGGTGGAGGGTGAAGTCGATGACGGTGGCGGATGTTGGCATGGGGGCGATCTCGTGGGTCGTGGGTGACTCAGGGGTTCAACAATAATGCGTGGCTGTTATTTCGTTAAATACTGAGTTCGCATGTGTTAATTCGATTTTGGACTTAAAAAGCAAACCCGGTCTGACGCGGTTGTGGGAAGGGTCTGGTCCGTCAATAAGGCGTGACCTGGTGAGCGTGCCTGGCTTCCCATCACTGTTCGCGTGATGGGCAGCAATATGCCCCCTGCCTGTCACGCCCCTGAATTCCAAGGACCTGACCATGCTGTTGCGCCAACCTCCGCTCCTTTTCGCCGCCTTGACCCTCAGTTCACTGGCGCACGCCGAGACACTGCAACTGGCGCCCGTCGAAGTCACCAGCAGCGAAGCCAGCGCGGGCGAAGTGGCCCAGGCGCAGCTGAAAAGCGTGCCCGGTGGCACCAACTACATCGACATGAGCAGCGTGCAACAGGGCCGGGTGAGCACTAACGAAGATGTGTTCAAGTACCAGCCCGGGGTGTACGCCAAGGCGGCGAACAATGAAGGGGTGAAGCTGTCGATCCGTGGTTCCGGATTGAACCGCAGCCCCGGCGCCCACGCCTCCGGGCTGTATGAAATGTTCGACGGTTTGCCGCTGACCGGCCCGGGCGGCACACCCTACGAGCTCAAGGACCCACTGTGGCAAAGCCGCGTCGAGGTGCTGCGCGGCGCCAACGGCTTTGATCAGGGCGCGCTGGCCCTGGGCGGCTCGGTCAACTACATCACCCATACCGGCTATGACGCGCCCAAGCTGCAACTACGTTATGAAGCAGGCAGCCGCGGCTATGCCCAGCGCGAGATCAGTTCCGGCCAGGTGCTGGGGGACGCCGACTACTACATCAGCCTCACCGACTCCGAATCCGACGGCTACCAGCACCAGAGCGCCGGCACCGGCAAGGGCGTCGCGGCCAACTTCGGTTACCGTTTCAATCCGGACCTGGAGACGCGTTTCTATTTTCGCTACCGCGAAACCACCAACGACTCACCCGGCAAACTGACGCGCTACCAGATCCGTCACGACCCGAGCGCCGCCAACAGCCTGAATGCCGCCCGCGACTCCAAACGCCTGCAGCCCGGCTCGACCTGGATCGCCAACAAGACCACCTTGCAGCTGGACGATCATTCGCGCGTCGAAGTCGGGCTGGCCTATCACGACTACCCGATGGACCTGCGCGAAGGCACCAACCGCCTGAAAGTCGCCTACACCGACGTCAGCGGCACCTTCAACTACATCCGCCAGGACAGTCTGTTCGGCCACGACAGCAACACCACGATTGGCCTGCGCACCACCCAGGCGATGCCGAACAACGGCGCCTCTGAATACGTGCGTACCCCAGTCGGTAACACTGCGACGTATGCCCCCGGCACCAAGACTCGCGACTACAGCTATTTGGGCTCCGACAGCGTCCTGCATGTCGGCAACGAACTGGAATTGGTCCCGGACCTGTGGCTGACCACTGGCCTGGCCGCGATTTACACGCGCCGCGAAACCCAGGTCACCTATCCCGAAGGCCAGGCGCCGCTCAGTCAACATGATTGGGACTACGCGCCACGCATTGGCCTGCGGTATGACTTCACCCCGCAATTGCAGGTGTACGGCAACCTGAGCCGCTCGGTCGAGCCGCCGCACGCGTGGTCGATGATCTGGGGTTCCAATAAGTACTTTCCCAACGGCAGCGGCCCGGCTACCGGTTTGCAACGCGAAGGCGTGAGTTTGCGCAATCAGACCGCTACCACCCTGGAGGTCGGCGGGCGCGGCGAGCAGTGGTTCGGCCAGTGGGACCTGGCGCTGTACCGCTCCGAAGTGCGCCACGAATTGCTCACGGTCGAAACCCAGGCCCAAACCGCCAACAGCAGTGCGATTGTTGCCGAGTCCAACGCCAGCCCAACCGTGCATCAAGGCGTGGAACTGGGCCTGCTCAGCCCACTGTGGGACGGTGGTCGCAACGGCCAGCTTGCCCTGCGCCAGGCCTACACCTTCAGCGACTTCCACTACCGCAACGATGACCGTTTCGGCGACAACACCTTGCCGGGCATCCCCAAACATTACTACCAGGCGCAACTGCGCTACAGCCATCCGACCGGTTTCTACACCAGCCTCAACACCGAGCATGCATCGCGGGTGGCGGTGGACTACGCCAACTCCTACTTTGCTGCGGCCTACACCACACTCGGCGCCACGTTCGGCTACGACGCACCGAAGCAGGACTGGCAAGCCTGGGTCGACCTGCGCAACCTCACTAACCGGCGCTATGCCAACACCGTCACACCGGGTTACGACGACAAGGGGATGGATGTTGCGCGATCCACGCCGGCCGACGGTCGGGGCATTTACACCGGCGTGTCATGGAGCTGGCGTTAAGCACCGTTGTGGCGAGCGCTGCACGGCTGGCGGCGCTTGTGGCATTGGCGGATAACCTGCCGATCGAGGTGGAGCCTTTCACCGACTGGCGGGTGGTGGTCAAACCGCTGTCGATCAGGCTTCGTTCTGCCGCAGGCGCTTGTAAAGCGTATTGCGACTGACCCCCAGTTCCCGCGCGAGGTGGGAAATATTCCCGCCCGCCGCCTTCAGGCGTTGTGTCAGGTCGGTGTTGTCATCCAGAAACTCATGGGTGGGCAACGGCGTCGGCCCCTTCAGATCGACAAAAAAATCATCCGGCAGATGCTCCGGGCGCACCGGCTGTTCCTCGGCCATCGCCAGCGCCACCTGCAACACACTGCTGACCTGACGCAAATTCCCCGGCCACGGGTGCTGCTCAAACAGTGCCAGCACCTCGGCACTCAGCCCGGCCCACTGGGTCGGTTCGCGGTGTTGCTGCCACAACTGCTGGAACAGCGCCTGTTTGTCGGTGCGCTCGCGCAATGGCGGTAATTCCAGGGTCAGGCCGCCGATGCGGTAAAACAGATCCTCACGAAAGCGCCCGGCCTGCACCCATTCGCGCAGCGCACGGTTAGTGGCGGAAATGATCCGCAAGTCCACCGGGAACAGCTCGCTGCTGCCCACCGGCTGCACACAGCGTTCCTGTAATACGCGCAGCAAGCGGGCCTGGGTCGGCAGCGGCATATCGCCAATTTCGTCGAGAAACAGGGTGCCTTTATCGGCTTTGCGGATCAGGCCGATGCTGCCTTTTTGGTTGGCGCCGGTGAAGGCGCCTTTTTCGTAGCCGAACAGCTCCGATTCCACCAACTCGGCCGGAATCGCCGCACAGTTCACGGCGATAAACGCCTGCCGGCTGCGCGAACTGGCCTGGTGCAGGGCTTTGACGAAGACCTCTTTGCCCACGCCGGTCTCGCCGTGGATCAGCAGTGGAATGTCCTTTTCCAGTAACCGCTCGGCCTGGCGCACGGCTTTTTCAACACGGGTGTCGCCAAAGTGCAGGGTCTTGAGACTGATCGGGGCCGGCGTCGCCGGGGGTGGAGCGCTGGGCTTGGGTTCACTGAAGACGCGCGCCTGCACCGGCA is a window of Pseudomonas antarctica DNA encoding:
- a CDS encoding (2Fe-2S)-binding protein, whose product is MQLRINQKAYEVDADADTPLLWVIRDDLGMTGTKYGCGLAQCGACSVLVDGNVVRSCVTPVAAVVGREVTTIESIETDDVGKRVVAAWVEHQVAQCGYCQSGQVMAATALLKHTPAPTDAQIEAAMINLCRCGTYNAIRTAVHDLAAQPARTESA
- a CDS encoding helix-turn-helix domain-containing protein, with amino-acid sequence MNFLQVLAEPSEPLPKPGLDDDDTSLCVAQNLQRLRSKRYLSLDGLARACGVSRAMLAQIESGRSVPSIKVLCKIAKGLKVSVAAFLEDRAFEGVEVLPAQHSKRLVSADGAFVSRALFPYDTARQSEFYEIRLRALGEEVSEGHGPGIQENLVVAQGVLEVSVNEERYLLSTGDSILFYADQPHRYRNPADSEAVAFLVITYPERLD
- a CDS encoding TonB-dependent receptor family protein; its protein translation is MLLRQPPLLFAALTLSSLAHAETLQLAPVEVTSSEASAGEVAQAQLKSVPGGTNYIDMSSVQQGRVSTNEDVFKYQPGVYAKAANNEGVKLSIRGSGLNRSPGAHASGLYEMFDGLPLTGPGGTPYELKDPLWQSRVEVLRGANGFDQGALALGGSVNYITHTGYDAPKLQLRYEAGSRGYAQREISSGQVLGDADYYISLTDSESDGYQHQSAGTGKGVAANFGYRFNPDLETRFYFRYRETTNDSPGKLTRYQIRHDPSAANSLNAARDSKRLQPGSTWIANKTTLQLDDHSRVEVGLAYHDYPMDLREGTNRLKVAYTDVSGTFNYIRQDSLFGHDSNTTIGLRTTQAMPNNGASEYVRTPVGNTATYAPGTKTRDYSYLGSDSVLHVGNELELVPDLWLTTGLAAIYTRRETQVTYPEGQAPLSQHDWDYAPRIGLRYDFTPQLQVYGNLSRSVEPPHAWSMIWGSNKYFPNGSGPATGLQREGVSLRNQTATTLEVGGRGEQWFGQWDLALYRSEVRHELLTVETQAQTANSSAIVAESNASPTVHQGVELGLLSPLWDGGRNGQLALRQAYTFSDFHYRNDDRFGDNTLPGIPKHYYQAQLRYSHPTGFYTSLNTEHASRVAVDYANSYFAAAYTTLGATFGYDAPKQDWQAWVDLRNLTNRRYANTVTPGYDDKGMDVARSTPADGRGIYTGVSWSWR
- a CDS encoding sigma-54-dependent Fis family transcriptional regulator, with protein sequence MAEPLAHDTLIQDSWRRCRAFGLDHQSTPSFDQLPAEGISQLLESQHSLVQTTHQEVLPYYENILSNSNCLIMLADNQGQVLTSWGTQRFIEPKLARGFNAGASWRERSSGTNAIGTALACAQAVHIEHDEHFLKANRFMTGSAAPIFDAQREIIAVLDVSSDSYLPPSHTLGMVKMMSQTVENRLILNLFRGEHFQLTFNTGLNNLDSQWAGLLIFDDSGQVLSANRRADNLLGISLSRVLIDSLFKVSLLELLNQPEGLPFSLQAAGRNRFQCLLKRPRKMPVQARVFSEPKPSAPPPATPAPISLKTLHFGDTRVEKAVRQAERLLEKDIPLLIHGETGVGKEVFVKALHQASSRSRQAFIAVNCAAIPAELVESELFGYEKGAFTGANQKGSIGLIRKADKGTLFLDEIGDMPLPTQARLLRVLQERCVQPVGSSELFPVDLRIISATNRALREWVQAGRFREDLFYRIGGLTLELPPLRERTDKQALFQQLWQQHREPTQWAGLSAEVLALFEQHPWPGNLRQVSSVLQVALAMAEEQPVRPEHLPDDFFVDLKGPTPLPTHEFLDDNTDLTQRLKAAGGNISHLARELGVSRNTLYKRLRQNEA